From one Ignavibacteria bacterium genomic stretch:
- the acs gene encoding acetate--CoA ligase produces MTADELATMQRSAKRDPIAFWARQARELEWQTPFTKTLQWKYPHAQWFADGRLNASVNCLDRHLSTWRKNKAAIIWEGEPGDIRTLTYQQLAADVNKMANVLRSLGVKKGQVVGIYMGMVPEVVVAMLACARIGATHNVVFGGFSADAVAERMNNSGAVVMITQDIAYRRGDTVALKSAVDTALKKVPTVKHVIVYQRADGSVPMKAGRDHWWHEMMQAASLESKPERLPAEHPLFILYTSGSTGKPKGIVHTTGGYLTQAQYTMRMVFDVNDTDVYFCTADVGWVTGHSYTVYGPLACGTTVMMYEGAPNYPNPDRFWDIIERHRVTILYTAPTAIRAFMRWGESWPRKHDLSTLRILGSVGEPINPEAWRWYHSVIGGGRCPVVDTWWQTETGTIMISPLPFLSELVPGTATQPLPGIQADVVHRNGKRCKPHQAGLLVIKAPWPSMLRTVYGDDVRYRDTYWSEFPKTNEHPGWYFTGDGAKIDDNGNIWIIGRVDDVVNVSGHRLGTAEIESALVSHRAVAEAAVVARPDEIKGNALVAFVTLKLDAASANLDELKQVLRNHVAAEIGHIAKPDDIRFTDALPKTRSGKIMRRLLRELVSGSTAFGDVTTLEDFSVLQKLRSTEEE; encoded by the coding sequence ATGACGGCGGATGAACTGGCAACCATGCAGCGGAGCGCAAAACGTGATCCGATTGCGTTTTGGGCGCGTCAGGCTCGTGAGTTGGAGTGGCAGACTCCGTTTACCAAAACATTGCAGTGGAAATATCCGCATGCGCAGTGGTTTGCGGACGGACGCCTGAACGCAAGCGTGAACTGTTTAGACCGGCATCTCTCTACCTGGCGCAAGAACAAGGCAGCAATTATCTGGGAGGGTGAACCGGGTGATATACGCACCCTTACCTACCAGCAACTGGCTGCCGACGTTAATAAAATGGCCAATGTGCTGCGGTCGCTGGGTGTTAAAAAAGGACAGGTAGTGGGGATCTACATGGGTATGGTCCCGGAAGTTGTGGTGGCGATGCTTGCCTGCGCCCGCATCGGCGCTACGCACAATGTAGTGTTTGGCGGCTTTAGTGCCGATGCCGTGGCCGAACGGATGAACAATAGCGGTGCTGTTGTCATGATCACCCAGGATATTGCCTACAGGCGCGGTGATACCGTAGCACTGAAGAGCGCCGTTGATACAGCATTAAAAAAAGTTCCTACCGTAAAACACGTTATCGTGTATCAAAGAGCCGATGGCTCGGTGCCCATGAAGGCGGGACGTGACCACTGGTGGCACGAGATGATGCAGGCCGCAAGCCTTGAAAGCAAGCCCGAACGCCTGCCCGCCGAACACCCGCTGTTTATCCTGTACACCAGTGGCAGCACCGGCAAACCCAAAGGCATTGTGCATACAACAGGCGGATACCTTACCCAGGCTCAGTACACCATGCGCATGGTGTTCGATGTGAACGATACCGATGTGTACTTCTGCACTGCAGACGTTGGCTGGGTTACCGGCCACAGCTACACCGTGTATGGTCCGCTTGCCTGCGGCACCACCGTGATGATGTATGAAGGGGCTCCGAATTACCCCAATCCCGACAGGTTTTGGGATATCATCGAAAGGCACCGCGTTACGATCCTGTACACAGCTCCTACGGCAATACGGGCTTTTATGCGCTGGGGCGAGTCCTGGCCCCGAAAGCATGATTTGTCAACACTCCGAATTCTGGGCAGCGTTGGCGAGCCCATCAATCCCGAAGCATGGCGCTGGTACCACAGCGTGATTGGCGGCGGAAGATGTCCGGTGGTCGACACGTGGTGGCAGACCGAAACCGGTACCATCATGATTAGCCCCCTCCCGTTCCTGAGCGAACTTGTGCCCGGCACGGCTACACAGCCGCTACCCGGAATTCAGGCCGATGTGGTGCATCGTAACGGTAAACGCTGTAAACCGCATCAGGCGGGCCTGCTGGTGATCAAGGCACCGTGGCCGAGTATGCTGCGAACGGTGTACGGCGATGACGTACGGTACCGTGATACCTACTGGTCAGAGTTTCCCAAAACAAACGAACACCCGGGTTGGTACTTTACCGGTGACGGTGCTAAAATTGATGATAATGGAAATATTTGGATTATCGGCCGGGTTGACGATGTGGTTAACGTGAGCGGACACCGGTTGGGAACAGCCGAAATCGAGAGCGCACTGGTGAGTCATCGCGCCGTTGCCGAAGCAGCCGTGGTGGCACGGCCCGACGAGATCAAAGGAAACGCTCTGGTTGCCTTTGTTACCCTGAAGCTGGATGCGGCATCGGCTAACCTGGATGAACTTAAACAGGTTTTGCGTAATCATGTAGCTGCCGAAATCGGACATATCGCAAAGCCCGACGATATCCGGTTTACCGATGCATTGCCAAAAACCCGGAGTGGGAAGATAATGCGCCGGCTTCTCCGCGAGCTTGTTTCCGGAAGTACGGCCTTTGGCGATGTGACCACGCTGGAAGATTTTAGCGTCCTTCAAAAACTTCGTTCCACCGAAGAAGAGTAA